A stretch of the Arachis stenosperma cultivar V10309 chromosome 6, arast.V10309.gnm1.PFL2, whole genome shotgun sequence genome encodes the following:
- the LOC130936468 gene encoding receptor-like serine/threonine-protein kinase ALE2, with translation MLFLLVLLAAAASTMIAAGRLAGILLFSSPDDASHRFRVRRERMPASVFFLLVLLNLLLSCSVKSVSVSVSYVSSKRAKTWLVKPSSGPSTSPGPAAPVPAPSPSYQGPIVHPSPKHRYHHHHHHSVKPYPVAPPPSKDQGCDQICTDPLTSTPFGSPCGCVFPMKVRLTLGVAPYAVFPVMNELEIEVALGTYLEQSQVKIMGASADSENQGRTVVDINLVPLGEKFDNTTAALTYERFWHKKVPLNRSLFGDYDVLYIAYPGISSSPPYAYGTIAGDAPMESVTGSLPVSANFVNKNQRMNLRTIIIIASSSFVLLLVLVGAVSIILKCQKIRGPSSAVGPAFTSSLNKRSGLGSMLSSSITSSTSVSLMSTMAASILSVKTFSLSELEKATDKFSSKRVLGEGGFGRVYSGTLEDGAEVAVKLLTRDNQNGDREFIAEVEMLSRLHHRNLVKLLGICIEGRRRCLVYELVHNGSVESHLHGVDKKKGPLDWEARMKIALGAARGLAYLHEDSNPRVIHRDFKASNVLLEDDFTPKVSDFGLAREATEGSQHISTRVMGTFGYVAPEYAMTGHLLVKSDVYSYGVVLLELLTGRKPVDMSQPQGQENLVTWARPLLASREGLEQLVDPSLAGSYDFDDMAKVAAIASMCVHPEVTQRPFMGEVVQALKLIYNDADETCGDYCSQKDSSVQDSDFRGDLAPSDSSWWNAGGLTPRLTYGQASSFITMEYSSGPLDDMENRPFSTSSLIGDEMSLPIKHGNRSGPLRTVRSKLSLHRFTGSRSEHGGPSSKHHWNDGYWA, from the exons ATGCTCTTCCTTCTGGTTCTGCTTGCTGCTGCGGCGTCCACCATGATCGCCGCCGGCCGTCTCGCCGGAATTCTGCTGTTTTCTTCTCCTGACGATGCTTCTCACCGCTTTCGAGTTCGCCGAGAGAGAATGCCGGCGTCAGTTTTCTTCCTCCTCGTTCTTCTCAACTTGCTACTATCTTGCTCAG TGAAGTCGGTTTCTGTGAGTGTTTCATATGTCTCATCAAAACGAGCTAAAACTTGGTTAGTTAAACCTTCTTCTGGACCATCTACTTCACCTGGACCTGCTGCCCCTGTACCTGCACCATCTCCATCATATCAAG GTCCTATTGTGCATCCAAGTCCAAAACATCgctatcatcatcatcaccatcatagCGTAAAACCTTATCCAGTCGCTCCACCCCCTTCTAAAGACCAAG GTTGCGACCAAATCTGTACGGATCCACTCACATCAACACCTTTTGGGTCACCTTGTGGTTGTGTATTTCCCATGAAAGTCAGACTCACGCTGGGTGTAGCTCCTTATGCTGTCTTTCCAGTAATGAATGAATTAGAGATTGAAGTTGCATTAGGCACATACTTAGAGCAGAGTCAGGTGAAGATAATGGGTGCTAGTGCTGATAGTGAGAATCAGGGAAGAACTGTAGTTGATATAAACTTGGTTCCATTGGGAGAGAAATTTGACAATACTACTGCAGCTCTGACATATGAGAGGTTCTGGCACAAGAAAGTCCCACTAAATAGAAGCCTTTTTGGTGATTATGATGTTTTGTACATTGCCTATCCAG GAATTTCTTCATCGCCACCGTATGCATATGGAACCATAGCTGGGGATGCTCCTATGGAAAGTGTAACTGGTAGTCTACCAGTCTCTGCCAACTTTGTCAACAAGAATCAGAGAATGAATCTCAGAACCATAATCATCATTGCTTCGTCTTCCTTTGTACTTTTATTGGTTTTAGTTGGAGCAGTTTCTATCATTTTGAAATGTCAGAAGATTAGGGGGCCATCGAGTGCCGTTGGCCCTGCATTCACTTCATCTCTAAACAAGAGATCTG GCTTGGGTTCTATGTTGTCAAGCAGTATTACAAGCTCGACATCAGTGTCCCTTATGTCCACAATGGCTGCTTCCATTCTCTCTGTTAAAACATTTTCGCTTTCTGAGCTCGAGAAAGCTACGGATAAGTTTAGTTCAAAGAGAGTATTAGGAGAAGGAGGATTTGGACGAGTTTACAGTGGGACATTGGAAGATGGGGCTGAAGTTGCAGTTAAGCTGCTGACTAGAGATAATCAGAATGGAGATCGTGAATTTATTGCAGAAGTTGAAATGCTAAGCCGATTGCATCACCGGAATCTTGTTAAACTACTTGGTATATGTATCGAAGGGCGCCGACGTTGCTTGGTGTATGAGCTTGTTCACAATGGCAGTGTTGAGTCACATTTGCATG GTGTTGACAAGAAAAAGGGACCTCTAGATTGGGAAGCACGAATGAAAATTGCACTTGGAGCAGCAAGAGGTTTGGCATATCTTCATGAGGATTCTAATCCTCGTGTAATTCATCGAGATTTTAAAGCTAGCAATGTGCTACTAGAAGATGACTTTACCCCGAAGGTTTCTGATTTTGGATTGGCAAGAGAAGCAACTGAAGGAAGTCAGCATATTTCTACAAGGGTGATGGGAACTTTTGG GTACGTTGCCCCAGAATATGCGATGACAGGTCATTTACTCGTTAAAAGTGATGTTTATAGTTATGGTGTTGTGCTGCTTGAACTTCTTACTGGCAGAAAGCCAGTGGACATGTCTCAACCTCAGGGACAGGAGAATCTAGTAACTTGGGCAAGGCCATTGTTGGCGAGCAGGGAAGGTTTAGAACAGCTAGTGGATCCATCTTTGGCTGGAAGTTACGACTTTGATGACATGGCAAAGGTTGCTGCTATCGCCTCCATGTGCGTCCACCCAGAGGTCACACAGAGACCCTTCATGGGTGAAGTCGTGCAGGCTCTTAAGTTAATATACAATGATGCAGACGAGACTTGCGGAGATTACTGCAGTCAGAAGGACTCCTCCGTACAGGACTCTGATTTCAGAGGCGATCTCGCCCCTTCCGATAGCAGCTGGTGGAATGCCGGAGGGTTAACCCCTCGATTAACTTATGGGCAAGCATCATCTTTCATCACCATGGAGTACAGTTCTGGTCCACTTGATGATATGGAAAACAGACCGTTTTCGACTTCAAGCTTGATCGGAGATGAGATGTCTTTACCGATTAAGCATGGGAACAGATCAGGTCCATTGAGAACAGTCCGAAGTAAGTTATCATTGCATAGATTTACAGGAAGCCGGAGTGAACATGGGGGACCTTCTTCCAAGCACCATTGGAACGATGGTTACTGGGCTTAA
- the LOC130933002 gene encoding uncharacterized protein LOC130933002 encodes MTGLPRVRDHASLPSSSSHKSNSSGSNVFSLLVRREISPRTKHVAKWNWGEASKSKSGSSSRPKNEVARDARRGLLSWVEAESLRHLSAKYCPLLPPPRSTIAAAFSSDGKVLASTHGDHTVKIIDCETGSCLKVLIGHRRTPWVVRFHPLHPQILASGSLDQVVRLWDANTSECIISHHFYRPIASIAFHAKGEIIAVASGHKLYIWHYNKKGEAASPVFVLKTRRSLRAVHFHPHAAPYLLTAEVNDLDSSDSSMTEATSLGYLQYPPPAVFVTNIHPKENASLSSELPYVSLPFLFMPPYPVDESRPEVLHISPDVGSSSMQIESSATGQFQTDPHATEQYNTTVSPMETFSEMPTSSQTGTEYQAHATFSNGMGIGISNLRMDGMDTDETERAEGSQHGNYTNAYSLNGVLHGLSRQNNNREVLPEFGQFPQFFPARDPSGWELPFLQGWLMGQSQVGGPSMLPNMGVSRDSVGQHIGSSTLSSNHPTSNADIGMSSGIAIPGSSVRSGLRNHFSQYRIPVSESGNLASSASTPHDGSDIQTIISRIQSELATSMTAVTAAELPCTVKLRVWSHDIKNPCAPLNADRCRLTIPHAVLCSEMGAHFSPCGRFLAACVACMLPHIEAEPGLQTPVQQEPGIATSPTRHPISAHQVMYELRIYSLEEATFGMVLASRAIRAAHCLTSIQFSPTSEHILLAYGRRHGSLLKSIVIDGETTLPIYTVLEVYRVSDMELVRVLPSAEDEVNVACFHPFAGGGLVYGTKEGKLRILQYDGAHAANGTGPSYFPDETIIGISQ; translated from the exons atgacgGGGCTTCCCAGGGTTCGTGATCACGCATCGCTTCCATCCTCATCGTCTCATAAATCTAATAGCAG TGGTAGCAACGTATTTAGTTTGCTAGTGCGGAGAGAGATCTCGCCTAGAACGAAACACGTGGCAAAATGGAACTGGGGAGAAGCATCTAAATCAAAATCTGGTTCTAGTTCCCGTCCTAAAAATGAAGTAGCAAGAGATGCTAGGCGTGGTCTCCTATCATG GGTTGAAGCCGAGTCATTGCGGCATTTGTCAGCCAAGTATTGCCCTTTGTTGCCTCCCCCAAGGTCTACTATTGCAGCAGCATTTAGTTCAGATGGAAAAGTGCTTGCATCAACACA CGGTGACCACACAGTAAAGATAATTGATTGTGAAACTGGGAGTTGCTTAAAGGTGCTAATTGGTCATAGACGGACGCCTTGGGTG GTTAGGTTCCATCCATTGCATCCACAAATACTTGCTAGTGGTAGCTTGGATCAAGTAGTTCGTTTATGGGACGCTAACACATCAGAGTGCATAATATCTCATCATTTCT ATCGACCCATTGCATCCATTGCTTTTCATGCCAAGGGGGAAATAATTGCCGTTGCATCAGGACACAAG CTGTATATATGGCACTATAATAAGAAAGGTGAAGCAGCATCACCCGTGTTTGTGTTGAAGACAAGGCGCTCACTACGAGCCGTGCATTTTCACCCACATGCTGCACCATATCTCTTAACTGCCGAG GTCAATGATCTAGATTCCTCAGATTCATCAATGACAGAGGCAACATCACTTGGCTATTTACAATATCCCCCGCCTGCTGTTTTCGTCACAAATATTCATCCCAAGGAAAATGCTAGTTTATCAAGTGAACTACCCTACGTGTCATTACCTTTCCTCTTCATGCCACCATATCCTGTAGATGAGTCAAGACCAGAAGTCCTGCACATTAGTCCCGATGTTGGCTCCAGTAGCATGCAAATTGAATCTTCTGCGACAGGGCAGTTTCAAACGGACCCACATGCAACCGAGCAATACAATACTACAGTGTCTCCCATGGAAACATTCTCCGAGATGCCCACTAGCTCTCAAACTGGTACAGAATATCAAGCTCATGCTACTTTCTCAAATGGAATGGGTATTGGAATCAGTAACCTCAGAATGGATGGTATGGACACTGATGAAACTGAACGTGCTGAAGGATCCCAACATGGAAACTATACAAATGCCTATTCTCTTAATGGGGTGTTACATGGATTGTCTAGACAAAATAACAATCGTGAGGTTCTTCCAGAGTTTGGTCAATTTCCTCAGTTCTTTCCTGCAAGAGACCCAAGTGGATGGGAGCTACCTTTTCTGCAAGGATGGTTAATGGGTCAAAGCCAAGTTGGTGGTCCCTCAATGCTTCCTAACATGGGTGTTAGTCGTGACAGTGTAGGCCAACATATTGGTTCTTCCACATTGAGCTCTAACCATCCCACTTCTAATGCAGATATAGGAATGTCGTCTGGCATTGCCATCCCTGGATCTTCTGTTAGATCAGGTTTACGGAATCATTTTTCACAATACCGTATACCTGTATCTGAATCTGGAAATCTTGCTAGCTCTGCTAGTACCCCACATGATGGGTCTGATATCCAAACCATTATAAGTCGAATCCAGTCAGAACTTGCCACGTCAATGACTGCTGTGACGGCTGCAGAGTTGCCTTGCACCGTGAAGTTAAGAGTATGGTCGCATGACATAAAAAATCCCTGTGCTCCATTAAATGCTGACAGATGCCGTCTGACTATACCGCATGCTGTCCTTTGCAG TGAAATGGGTGCCCATTTTTCGCCGTGTGGTAGATTCTTAGCTGCCTGTGTTGCATGTATGCTCCCACATATAGAAGCTGAACCTGGATTGCAAACGCCAGTACAGCAAGAGCCTGGTATTGCAACATCACCAACTCGTCATCCAATATCAGCACACCAAGTAATGTACGAGCTGCGGATATATTCCTTAGAGGAGGCAAC ATTTGGAATGGTGCTTGCTTCACGAGCAATCAGAGCCGCACACTGTCTGACGTCAATTCAG TTCTCACCTACGTCTGAGCACATACTACTTGCCTATGGTCGACGTCATGGTTCTCTTCTTAAAAGCATTGTAATTGATGGAGAAACGACGTTACCTATATATACAGTATTAGAG GTATATAGAGTGTCGGATATGGAACTTGTTAGGGTGCTTCCTAGTGCAGAAGATGAGGTTAATGTGGCTTGCTTTCATCCTTTTGCTGGGGGAGGATTAGTTTATGGAACAAAG GAAGGAAAGCTTAGGATCCTCCAGTATGATGGTGCTCATGCTGCGAATGGCACGGGACCGAGTTACTTTCCTGATGAGACCATCATTGGAATCAGTCAATGA